A window of Rufibacter sp. LB8 contains these coding sequences:
- a CDS encoding phosphatase PAP2 family protein, translating into MKLVTIRVIFLLVLFCNLSGHAQSGASIVAKQDTLPMALSSSDSTRADFHISKFSPTVKVTGAVLAGASLWIATYAWIDEPLQKHMQSHRAQTLDAVARVVEPMGRQRLLLPITGTTALVGFALGNPNLRKVGSVSFTSLLITGGLTGLIKNQVHRYRPSETDENHFYDWGMAVSENTSFPSSHTTVAFAVATSVASVYGKEHPLIPPLAYGTATLVGLSRINDNAHWATDIMAGAALGYVSAKGSLLLYNLAERKLKKGKGKLTAVPNLGSNSASFYFSLTF; encoded by the coding sequence ATGAAATTGGTAACTATAAGGGTCATCTTTCTGTTGGTGTTGTTTTGCAATTTATCTGGACATGCCCAATCTGGCGCGTCTATCGTTGCAAAACAAGACACGTTACCGATGGCACTTTCTTCCTCAGATTCAACCCGCGCAGATTTTCATATATCAAAGTTCTCCCCGACAGTTAAAGTTACTGGCGCTGTTTTGGCTGGTGCTTCCCTTTGGATTGCCACATATGCCTGGATAGACGAACCGCTTCAGAAACACATGCAGAGCCATAGGGCTCAAACACTAGATGCTGTTGCGCGGGTGGTAGAGCCGATGGGTAGGCAGAGACTACTTTTGCCAATTACAGGGACTACGGCATTGGTTGGGTTTGCCTTGGGCAACCCTAACCTAAGAAAAGTGGGGTCGGTATCTTTTACCAGTTTACTTATCACGGGAGGACTTACGGGTCTCATTAAAAACCAGGTGCACCGTTACCGGCCCAGCGAAACCGATGAGAACCATTTTTATGACTGGGGCATGGCGGTCTCAGAGAATACTTCTTTTCCCTCATCACATACCACGGTCGCCTTTGCAGTGGCCACGTCCGTAGCCTCCGTGTATGGTAAGGAACACCCGCTGATTCCCCCCCTGGCCTATGGCACGGCGACGCTCGTGGGGCTATCACGCATCAATGATAATGCCCATTGGGCCACGGATATCATGGCGGGTGCCGCCTTAGGCTATGTTTCTGCTAAAGGCTCTTTGCTTCTGTATAATCTGGCTGAAAGAAAATTAAAGAAGGGAAAAGGTAAACTAACTGCGGTGCCTAATCTTGGATCTAACTCAGCCTCTTTTTACTTCTCATTGACTTTTTGA
- a CDS encoding DUF983 domain-containing protein translates to MREYCTCCGQSFEPEPGFYYGAMYVSFALNVGLFLVTLFLLSLFVEEVTMGMLIGLILVTSLGMLPVFFRLARLLWINIFVKYEGPSTQIPQKSHI, encoded by the coding sequence ATGCGAGAATACTGCACCTGCTGCGGCCAATCGTTTGAGCCGGAGCCGGGATTCTATTACGGAGCTATGTATGTAAGCTTCGCACTGAATGTAGGACTGTTTCTTGTCACGCTGTTTCTTCTTTCCCTATTTGTGGAGGAAGTGACCATGGGGATGCTAATAGGTTTGATCCTGGTTACATCATTGGGCATGCTACCTGTTTTCTTCAGATTGGCGCGGCTCCTTTGGATTAACATATTTGTTAAGTATGAAGGTCCTTCCACCCAAATCCCTCAAAAGTCCCACATCTAG
- a CDS encoding rhodanese-like domain-containing protein, which produces MKIQQFEDKGLAHYSYAILSECQKEIVLVDPARNPQQYYDYATQHGAKIVGVIETHPHADFVSSHLEIHEKTGAIIYAHSLVGADYPHQAFDEGAVLEIGKVKLKSLHTPGHSPDSISVVLEHEGKDNAFFTGDTLFIGDVGRPDLRENAGNLTAKREELARQMYHSTREKLMKLADDVVVYPAHGAGTLCGKALSEANSSTIGDEKFSNPALKEMTEDQFVTYLTADQPFIPKYFGYDVGLNKQGAPNYQQSVQAVKRLGKNFSPEEGALIIDARPQGDFKEGHLAGAFNIQNGGKFETWLGSIVDPKETFYLVAQDDKTLEELIDKASRIGYESKIRGAFVLEGKASVTSPKIDATAFKENPGKYTVVDIRNASEVKEKQYFAHALNIPLPELRDRAQEIPTGKPVVIHCAGGYRSAAGSSIVEAEFPIAKVLDLSEAINQFSSL; this is translated from the coding sequence ATGAAAATACAGCAGTTTGAAGACAAAGGATTGGCGCATTACTCATACGCCATCTTAAGCGAATGCCAGAAAGAGATTGTCTTGGTAGACCCTGCCAGAAATCCCCAGCAATACTATGACTACGCTACCCAGCACGGAGCCAAGATTGTAGGTGTGATAGAAACCCATCCCCACGCCGACTTCGTGAGTTCGCATCTGGAGATTCATGAGAAGACCGGCGCTATTATTTACGCCCACAGCCTGGTAGGCGCAGACTATCCGCACCAAGCCTTTGACGAGGGCGCGGTGCTGGAAATCGGAAAGGTAAAACTGAAGTCGCTGCACACGCCTGGTCACTCCCCTGACAGCATCAGTGTGGTGCTGGAGCATGAGGGCAAGGACAACGCCTTCTTCACCGGTGATACCCTGTTCATTGGCGACGTGGGCCGCCCGGACCTTCGGGAGAATGCCGGCAACCTCACCGCCAAGCGCGAGGAACTGGCCCGGCAGATGTACCACAGCACCCGCGAGAAACTGATGAAGCTAGCCGATGACGTGGTGGTGTACCCCGCGCACGGCGCCGGCACGCTATGCGGTAAAGCCCTCAGCGAAGCCAACAGCAGTACCATCGGCGATGAGAAGTTCAGTAACCCGGCCCTGAAGGAAATGACCGAAGACCAGTTTGTGACCTATCTCACCGCTGACCAGCCGTTCATTCCCAAATACTTTGGGTATGATGTGGGCTTAAACAAGCAGGGCGCACCCAACTACCAGCAGAGCGTACAGGCCGTGAAGCGTCTGGGGAAGAATTTCAGCCCGGAGGAAGGTGCCTTGATCATAGATGCGCGTCCGCAAGGGGACTTCAAGGAAGGACATCTGGCGGGAGCCTTTAACATCCAGAACGGCGGCAAGTTCGAGACCTGGCTGGGAAGTATCGTGGACCCCAAGGAAACCTTTTACCTGGTAGCCCAGGATGACAAGACCTTGGAGGAGCTGATTGACAAGGCCTCCAGGATTGGCTATGAAAGCAAGATAAGAGGAGCGTTTGTATTGGAGGGGAAAGCTTCGGTTACCTCACCCAAGATAGATGCCACTGCCTTCAAAGAAAACCCGGGCAAGTACACTGTTGTGGACATCAGGAACGCCTCAGAGGTAAAGGAAAAGCAGTACTTTGCCCATGCCCTCAATATTCCGTTGCCGGAGCTACGGGACCGTGCCCAGGAAATCCCCACCGGCAAACCCGTAGTCATTCACTGCGCCGGCGGCTACCGGTCAGCGGCCGGAAGTAGCATTGTGGAAGCAGAATTTCCTATAGCCAAGGTGCTGGATTTGAGCGAGGCCATCAACCAGTTTAGTTCTTTGTAA
- a CDS encoding DUF302 domain-containing protein, with product MEYHISRKITGSFNEALDKTKAALAKEGFGVISEIDLKGKFKEKLGVDFREYRILGACNPTLAHQAIEQEDKIGVLLPCNVLVQEHEGGQVEVTAINPMETMSAIGNANLETIANEVSQKLRAVIDQL from the coding sequence ATGGAATATCATATCTCCAGGAAGATTACCGGCAGCTTTAACGAGGCACTGGACAAAACGAAAGCAGCCCTAGCCAAAGAAGGGTTTGGGGTCATCTCAGAGATTGACCTGAAAGGGAAATTCAAGGAAAAACTTGGGGTGGACTTCAGGGAATATCGCATTTTGGGAGCCTGCAACCCAACGCTGGCGCACCAGGCCATTGAGCAGGAAGACAAGATTGGCGTGCTGTTGCCCTGCAACGTGCTGGTGCAGGAGCATGAAGGCGGACAGGTAGAAGTCACGGCCATCAACCCCATGGAAACCATGTCTGCCATTGGGAACGCCAACCTGGAAACCATCGCCAACGAGGTAAGCCAGAAGTTACGGGCAGTAATAGACCAGTTGTAA
- a CDS encoding porin, whose product MLFLHIILLPARVIAQEHGHEANLPDTSSVKNVQELFTKGELHGHVRNYFMATLNHRSLSDHYANALGAEIGVRTASFHGFRLGISGIFTYNLFSSHLDQKDPIAGKYPSNEVELFDIENPHNKDNLDRLESAYLEYRTEKLHVRIGRFDFTSPLINPQDTRMKPYSVQGVMAQVPVGQHTKLTAAWLDHFSPRGVIEWGNTRHTIGLYSNGVNIDGSPSGYRHHIESRGVAVAGLQGQGIQNSHWQAWNYWIENIANTSYGRVVVPISERMIVGLEGLYQFQLGNGGHPAHDSTYFPDQQEWVAGGMVGYSTPQWALSANYLHTGGNGRFTFPREWGREQFFATLSRGRLEGTGQSDILVVKSTRNWAPGLSSELALAKAWLPGYGNAALNKYGAVSYWGTLLDVTYTPLLPALKGVVLRLLYIGKLSPNTSLPLERMYYNTNFHQINFVSQLNF is encoded by the coding sequence TTGCTTTTTTTACATATCATCCTGCTGCCAGCGCGGGTAATTGCCCAGGAGCACGGCCATGAGGCTAATCTGCCGGACACGTCTAGCGTAAAAAACGTGCAGGAGCTTTTCACCAAGGGAGAGTTGCACGGGCACGTCCGGAATTACTTCATGGCAACCCTTAACCACCGAAGCCTCTCTGACCATTACGCCAATGCCCTGGGCGCGGAGATCGGGGTGCGCACGGCATCGTTCCACGGGTTTAGGCTAGGCATCTCCGGCATCTTCACCTACAATCTCTTCTCTAGCCATTTGGATCAGAAAGACCCCATAGCGGGAAAGTATCCCAGCAATGAGGTGGAGCTTTTTGACATAGAGAACCCGCACAACAAAGACAACCTGGACCGCCTGGAATCCGCCTATCTGGAGTACCGCACAGAGAAACTGCACGTCCGAATAGGACGGTTTGACTTTACCTCTCCGCTCATCAATCCCCAGGACACCCGCATGAAGCCGTACTCGGTGCAAGGGGTCATGGCGCAGGTGCCGGTAGGCCAGCACACCAAACTCACGGCTGCCTGGCTGGACCATTTCTCGCCTCGCGGGGTCATTGAGTGGGGCAACACCCGCCACACCATCGGGTTGTACAGCAACGGCGTGAACATAGACGGAAGCCCCTCCGGGTACCGCCACCACATTGAGTCCAGGGGTGTTGCCGTAGCAGGGCTGCAGGGCCAGGGGATACAGAATAGCCATTGGCAAGCCTGGAATTATTGGATTGAGAACATTGCCAATACCAGCTATGGCCGGGTAGTGGTGCCTATTTCTGAGCGCATGATAGTCGGGTTGGAGGGATTGTACCAGTTCCAGTTGGGCAACGGCGGCCATCCTGCCCATGACAGTACCTACTTCCCCGACCAGCAGGAATGGGTGGCGGGCGGCATGGTGGGCTACTCTACTCCTCAATGGGCCCTGTCTGCCAATTACCTGCATACGGGCGGCAACGGACGGTTCACTTTCCCCAGGGAATGGGGCCGGGAGCAGTTTTTTGCCACTTTGTCCAGAGGGCGCCTAGAGGGCACGGGCCAGTCAGATATTCTGGTTGTGAAATCCACGCGTAACTGGGCTCCCGGCCTGAGCTCCGAGCTGGCCTTGGCCAAGGCCTGGCTACCCGGGTATGGGAATGCCGCGCTCAACAAGTATGGCGCCGTCTCTTATTGGGGCACTCTCCTAGATGTTACATATACCCCTTTGCTGCCTGCCTTAAAGGGGGTAGTATTGCGATTGCTATACATAGGCAAACTCTCCCCCAATACCAGTCTGCCCTTAGAGAGAATGTATTACAACACCAACTTCCACCAAATCAACTTTGTTTCCCAGCTAAACTTCTAA
- a CDS encoding bifunctional 2-polyprenyl-6-hydroxyphenol methylase/3-demethylubiquinol 3-O-methyltransferase UbiG, producing MEDFWNERYAQAGYAYGTNPNHYFKEKLDAIAPEGNLLLPAEGEGRNAVYASTRGWEVTAFDYSLVGQRKALELAREHGVSISYQVESAQNIALAPEQFDCLALVYAHFEKETRAMVHFKLLEALKPGGTVIFEAYARDQIHYQQKYSSGGPKQTKLLFSVEDIHQEFGGIQIDELKKTEIIAQEGKYHRGPSCVIQFTGTKL from the coding sequence ATGGAAGACTTTTGGAACGAACGGTACGCCCAAGCCGGCTACGCTTACGGAACCAATCCAAATCATTACTTCAAAGAGAAACTGGATGCCATCGCGCCTGAGGGCAACTTGTTGCTCCCCGCCGAGGGAGAGGGCCGCAACGCCGTATACGCAAGCACCAGAGGCTGGGAGGTGACTGCTTTTGACTACAGCCTGGTAGGGCAGCGCAAAGCCCTGGAGTTGGCCCGTGAGCACGGGGTAAGTATTTCGTATCAAGTAGAGAGCGCCCAGAACATTGCATTGGCCCCAGAGCAGTTTGACTGCCTGGCCTTGGTCTACGCCCATTTTGAGAAGGAAACCAGGGCAATGGTGCATTTCAAGTTACTGGAGGCACTTAAACCCGGTGGGACTGTAATTTTTGAGGCATACGCCAGGGACCAGATTCATTACCAGCAGAAGTATAGTTCCGGAGGGCCTAAACAGACAAAATTGCTCTTTTCGGTGGAGGACATCCATCAGGAATTTGGCGGTATACAAATAGATGAGTTAAAGAAAACGGAGATTATCGCACAGGAAGGCAAGTACCATCGTGGCCCTTCTTGCGTAATTCAGTTCACGGGCACCAAACTGTAA
- a CDS encoding Crp/Fnr family transcriptional regulator translates to MDQDKINHIQEKFPQLEPALLLEIAKAGVIKHLEPEDEALRTGQYLKSNVLVLDGLVKVYREDEEGDEFLMYYLEGGNACALSMMCAARNEQSQVLAKAITPAEVLMIPAHVSEQWLVKFPSWHNFIIASYRARFDELLQTLDSIVFKSLDERLVFYLKRHQKVLGKEVRLSHQQIAEELNSSREVISRLLKKLEQTGAVALHRNYLEIKNLDLF, encoded by the coding sequence ATGGACCAAGATAAAATAAACCACATCCAAGAGAAGTTCCCGCAGCTGGAGCCAGCCTTGTTACTGGAGATTGCCAAAGCGGGCGTCATCAAACACCTGGAGCCGGAAGACGAGGCCCTGCGCACCGGGCAGTACCTGAAATCCAATGTCTTGGTGCTGGACGGACTGGTGAAAGTATACAGGGAAGACGAGGAAGGCGATGAGTTTCTGATGTATTACCTGGAGGGCGGTAATGCCTGCGCCCTTTCCATGATGTGCGCCGCGCGCAATGAGCAGAGCCAGGTGCTGGCCAAAGCTATCACCCCTGCCGAGGTGCTCATGATCCCAGCGCACGTATCAGAGCAGTGGCTGGTGAAATTCCCCAGCTGGCATAACTTCATCATTGCCTCTTACCGCGCCCGCTTTGACGAACTCCTCCAGACGCTGGACAGCATCGTGTTCAAAAGCCTGGACGAGCGCCTGGTGTTTTACCTGAAGCGCCACCAGAAAGTATTAGGCAAGGAGGTTCGCCTGTCGCACCAGCAGATAGCCGAAGAGCTCAACAGCTCGCGGGAGGTCATCTCCAGGCTCCTCAAGAAACTGGAGCAGACCGGGGCCGTGGCCTTGCACCGGAATTACCTAGAGATTAAAAATTTGGACCTTTTCTAG
- a CDS encoding sulfite exporter TauE/SafE family protein, whose amino-acid sequence MEILGYIAALIIGISLGLIGGGGSILTVPALVYLLGLDPVISTAYSLFIVGLTSLVGSYRFYKQGLVSLKTALVFGLPSIVAVYATRRYIVPAIPDSIFTVGSYEVTKGILLMLLFAALMVFASISMIRQYRKVNGGAAADENVDHGILEENGTSETLSQPKFNYAGILAEGAVVGTLTGLVGAGGGFLIIPALVLFSKLDMKMAVGTSLLIIAAKSLFGFMGDVANYEIDWAFLGIFSSLSIVGIFIGSYFSAKIHADKLKTAFGWFVLVMGVYIIVKELFF is encoded by the coding sequence ATGGAAATATTAGGCTACATAGCGGCACTTATCATTGGCATTTCACTGGGATTGATCGGCGGGGGCGGCTCCATCTTGACCGTACCGGCCCTTGTGTACTTGCTGGGCCTGGACCCGGTCATCTCCACCGCTTACTCGCTCTTCATCGTGGGCCTCACCAGCCTGGTGGGCAGTTACCGCTTTTACAAACAAGGCTTGGTAAGTTTGAAGACAGCCCTGGTCTTCGGCCTGCCTTCCATTGTGGCCGTGTACGCCACCCGGCGCTACATCGTGCCCGCCATCCCTGATAGCATCTTCACCGTGGGCAGTTATGAAGTGACCAAAGGTATCCTTTTGATGCTTCTGTTCGCCGCGTTGATGGTGTTTGCCTCCATCAGCATGATCCGGCAGTACCGAAAAGTAAATGGCGGGGCGGCGGCGGACGAAAACGTGGACCACGGCATCCTTGAAGAGAATGGCACATCTGAAACCCTTTCCCAACCAAAATTCAACTATGCCGGCATCTTAGCTGAGGGCGCTGTTGTGGGCACCCTGACCGGTTTGGTAGGCGCGGGCGGCGGTTTCCTGATCATCCCTGCGCTGGTGCTCTTCTCCAAGCTGGACATGAAGATGGCGGTGGGCACCTCCCTGCTCATCATCGCGGCCAAGTCCCTCTTCGGGTTTATGGGTGATGTGGCCAACTATGAGATTGACTGGGCGTTTCTGGGCATTTTCTCCTCGCTTTCCATCGTGGGCATCTTTATAGGTTCTTACTTCTCCGCCAAGATCCACGCCGACAAGCTCAAGACCGCCTTCGGTTGGTTTGTGCTGGTGATGGGCGTGTACATCATTGTCAAAGAGCTCTTCTTTTAA
- a CDS encoding rhodanese-like domain-containing protein, whose amino-acid sequence MLVEQIYTGCLAQGAYYVESNGEAVIIDPLREIQPYLVKAESRGAKIKYVLETHFHADFVSGHVDLAKATGAQIVFGPNAVTTYDAYIAKDGEELKVGEVTIKVLHTPGHTMESTTYLLQDENGKDYALFSGDTLFIGDVGRPDLAAKSELTQDQLAGHLYDSLRNKIMPLADEVLVYPAHGAGSACGKNMSKETFDTLGHQKETNYALRADMTREEFIQEVTDGLTPPPSYFPLNVQMNKQGYDNIADVLEKGLQALSPEAFELVANETGALVLDTRNPEDFAKGFIPNAINIGIDGNFAPWVGTLIPDIKQQILLVTEEGREEEVVTRLARVGYDYTIGYLKGGFTAWQNAGKETDTITSISPTEFEQRYKEDSTIRVIDVRKPSEYQSEHVETASNAPLDYLNDYLAEIPKDEEVYLHCAGGYRSMIAGSILKARGYDNLVNVQEGFKGISGTNVPRTAFVCPSTLK is encoded by the coding sequence ATGCTAGTAGAACAAATATATACCGGGTGTCTGGCGCAGGGCGCCTACTATGTAGAAAGCAACGGCGAAGCTGTTATCATTGACCCGCTCCGCGAAATCCAGCCGTACCTTGTCAAAGCCGAAAGCCGCGGCGCGAAAATCAAATACGTCCTGGAGACGCACTTCCACGCCGACTTCGTGAGCGGACACGTGGACTTGGCCAAGGCGACAGGCGCACAGATCGTGTTCGGACCCAACGCGGTGACCACCTATGACGCCTACATCGCCAAAGACGGCGAAGAATTGAAAGTGGGTGAGGTGACCATCAAAGTATTGCACACCCCAGGCCATACCATGGAGTCCACCACTTATCTCTTGCAAGACGAGAACGGCAAGGATTACGCCCTTTTCTCCGGCGACACGCTGTTCATCGGGGACGTGGGCAGACCGGACCTGGCCGCCAAGTCTGAGCTGACCCAGGACCAACTGGCCGGCCACCTGTATGACTCACTCCGCAACAAGATCATGCCGCTGGCCGATGAGGTGCTGGTGTATCCGGCGCACGGGGCGGGTTCTGCCTGCGGCAAGAATATGAGCAAAGAGACCTTTGACACGCTGGGCCACCAGAAAGAAACCAACTACGCCCTGCGCGCAGACATGACCCGGGAGGAGTTCATCCAGGAGGTGACTGACGGCCTTACCCCTCCGCCAAGTTACTTCCCGCTCAACGTACAAATGAACAAGCAGGGCTATGACAACATAGCTGATGTCTTGGAGAAAGGCTTGCAGGCCCTGAGCCCTGAGGCGTTTGAGTTAGTCGCCAACGAGACCGGTGCTTTGGTGCTGGACACCAGAAACCCGGAGGACTTTGCCAAGGGCTTCATCCCCAACGCCATCAACATAGGCATTGACGGAAACTTCGCGCCATGGGTAGGCACTTTGATCCCAGACATCAAGCAGCAGATTTTGCTGGTAACAGAAGAAGGCCGTGAGGAAGAGGTAGTGACCCGCCTGGCACGTGTTGGCTATGATTACACCATCGGATATTTGAAGGGTGGCTTCACCGCCTGGCAAAATGCTGGTAAGGAGACAGACACCATCACTTCTATCTCACCAACAGAGTTTGAACAGCGCTATAAGGAGGACAGCACTATAAGAGTAATTGATGTGCGCAAGCCAAGCGAGTACCAGTCTGAGCACGTGGAGACGGCTAGCAACGCTCCTCTGGACTACCTGAATGACTATCTGGCAGAAATCCCGAAGGACGAGGAAGTGTATTTGCATTGCGCTGGTGGCTACCGCTCCATGATTGCAGGGTCCATCTTGAAAGCGCGGGGTTATGACAACTTGGTGAACGTGCAGGAAGGCTTTAAAGGCATCTCAGGGACCAACGTTCCCAGAACCGCCTTCGTGTGTCCTTCTACCTTGAAGTAA
- a CDS encoding rhodanese-like domain-containing protein yields MFNLFKSAPQNYQDLDGLSFKTAYNKAGKAELLDVRTPGEFASGTIPGAKNLDVMSPEFKSAIDQLDKDKEYFVFCRSGNRSGSACQLLAEKGLKAHNLQGGVGAWPR; encoded by the coding sequence ATGTTTAATTTATTTAAATCAGCCCCGCAGAACTATCAAGATTTAGATGGGCTATCGTTTAAAACGGCTTATAACAAAGCCGGCAAAGCCGAACTGTTGGACGTACGCACTCCTGGCGAATTTGCGTCTGGTACCATTCCTGGCGCAAAAAACCTGGATGTGATGTCCCCTGAATTCAAATCGGCCATTGACCAGCTGGACAAGGACAAAGAGTACTTTGTCTTCTGCCGCAGCGGCAACCGCAGCGGCTCCGCCTGCCAGCTCTTGGCAGAGAAAGGCCTGAAGGCACATAATTTGCAGGGTGGCGTAGGTGCCTGGCCCAGGTAA
- a CDS encoding YeeE/YedE family protein, producing MLETLSQPWPWYVSGAVIALIMVIMLFFGKSFGFSANLRIICSACGAGKHVPFFDFNWKNQLWNILFLVGAVLGGWISSTFLSTGEAVQISQATIQDLQQLGFSAPQGMQPEELFGMESLLSFKTIALLLGGGLLIGFGSRYAGGCTSGHAISGLSDLQWPSLVAVIGFFIGGLIMTFLLYPLIF from the coding sequence ATGTTAGAAACACTTAGTCAGCCCTGGCCTTGGTACGTGTCTGGGGCGGTGATTGCCCTGATCATGGTCATCATGCTCTTCTTTGGGAAGTCATTCGGTTTCTCTGCGAATCTCCGGATTATCTGCTCTGCCTGCGGAGCCGGAAAACACGTGCCGTTCTTTGACTTCAACTGGAAAAACCAGCTTTGGAACATTCTTTTCTTGGTGGGCGCCGTCCTGGGCGGTTGGATTTCTTCTACCTTCCTCTCCACTGGCGAGGCGGTGCAGATCTCGCAGGCCACCATTCAGGACCTACAGCAACTAGGCTTCTCTGCCCCGCAGGGAATGCAACCCGAGGAGCTGTTCGGGATGGAATCACTCCTCAGCTTTAAGACCATAGCACTCTTGTTGGGCGGCGGATTATTGATTGGGTTTGGGTCACGGTACGCGGGTGGCTGTACCTCTGGGCACGCCATCAGTGGCTTGTCTGACCTGCAGTGGCCATCATTGGTGGCCGTGATTGGCTTCTTCATTGGGGGCCTTATCATGACATTCCTGCTGTACCCACTTATTTTCTAA
- a CDS encoding YeeE/YedE family protein, with protein MKGLKFILTGILFGIVMSKSEAISWYRIQEMFRFQSFHMYGIIGTAVVLGVIAVYLIKKYKMRDYQGNPITFTPKEKSIPRYLFGGIIFGLGWALVGACPGPLFVNLGYAYWPILIAIFGGVVGTYMYGVLKDRLPH; from the coding sequence ATGAAAGGACTGAAATTTATATTGACGGGGATTCTCTTCGGGATTGTGATGAGCAAGTCTGAGGCTATCTCTTGGTACCGTATCCAAGAAATGTTCCGGTTCCAATCATTCCACATGTACGGCATCATTGGGACGGCCGTGGTGTTAGGCGTCATAGCCGTTTACCTGATCAAAAAATACAAGATGCGCGACTACCAGGGCAATCCCATCACCTTTACGCCCAAGGAGAAGTCCATTCCAAGGTATCTGTTTGGGGGCATCATCTTCGGTTTGGGCTGGGCGCTGGTAGGCGCTTGTCCGGGACCTTTGTTCGTGAACCTGGGCTATGCGTACTGGCCTATTTTGATTGCCATCTTCGGGGGCGTGGTAGGTACGTATATGTACGGCGTCCTCAAAGACCGACTTCCTCACTAA